From one Methanobacterium sp. genomic stretch:
- a CDS encoding 4Fe-4S binding protein, whose translation MKAWLTFSPDIVNKSIISDAMRRYNITFNILRANITPKGGKALIELEGENIDESIEYMEHQGIQVDPIKKVLKRDEEKCVDCGACVSLCPVKAICIKDDWSIGIDNESCIGCGFCTGSCPMKALTIVE comes from the coding sequence AAATCAATAATTTCAGATGCAATGAGAAGATATAACATTACATTTAACATATTGAGGGCAAATATAACTCCAAAAGGTGGTAAAGCACTTATTGAACTTGAAGGAGAAAATATAGATGAGAGTATTGAATATATGGAACATCAGGGAATACAGGTAGACCCAATTAAAAAGGTCTTAAAAAGAGATGAAGAAAAATGTGTAGATTGTGGTGCATGTGTTTCTTTGTGTCCTGTTAAGGCAATTTGCATAAAAGATGACTGGAGTATTGGAATAGATAATGAATCATGTATTGGATGTGGATTCTGCACTGGTTCCTGCCCTATGAAGGCCCTGACCATTGTTGAATAA